ACTTTCTTGACAAAAACAACTATTGATTTGACTTAATCTAGCTAGGAAAGATACTAGAGATTTATGCTCTAAAGTTGACAAGAgcatatatttttcatattaGACACTTGCTGCCCCAAGTACAAAACTGAGTTTAGCGAAGCATCATGTTAGGCAGCAGCAGAACAGAACTGGAGCTCCCTTGTTCCTAGTTTGTTTATCTGCTAGCATTTCCATGTTGTTTCTAGTCTGAATCTGGAATACTAGTGGCTGTATTCAGTGAGTCAATTGATCAATCCACTGGATTGACCTTTCTGAAAATTTCTGCAGCTCTGTGTGGTTTTGTACTCGGTGAGTCAATTGATTAGTCCACTGGAATACTAGTGGTTGTAATCAGGGAGTTAATTTGTGTTAACTCTTAGTTATCTGGAACTCTGAAACTGAACCAGAATACAGAAAACTGAAATAGTAGTTAATTTGCTGTTTCTGCAGCTCTGTGTGGTTTGTACTCAGTGATTGTACATGATGATGATGTGATCTGGAATGTATGTCAGGATGGAGGTAGATATATTCTATTATTGGGGCAGTGGTTGTACTCAGTGGACAGAGTATTGGGGCAGAGAAAGAGTATTGGATGAATGACGTGTTTTCACCCAATACCCAACAACAATACACTACAATACCCTACAGCCAAACGAGGCCTCAGGAGTAAGTGAGCGGGTGTGCGAGCCGGATTGCCATCTTCCCCTGACCGAATACTTTGATGGGCCGTCCGCAGCCGGCGACGTAGACTTTAGTGGCCGGACATACTGGGCCAACTTTTGTGGGCCCCATGTCAAAGGTACTCTACTTTTTCCCATAAAAGGATATACTCCTTAAGAGCAATTGTCTCTCTCGCGGCGATCGGCCTCCATGACTAGCACGATCAAGAACGGGTCGTGCTTGGCTGCTTGCCCGACCTTTCCCGACGTAGACAGGACGACGTGCCGCTGTGACCAGACGCCCTAGGCCCTAACAACGACAAGCAAGCTCCTCCCGGCTCCCAGCGTCTCGTCTCTGGTTTCCTCGCCACGGGGTAGCAGCTCGATCGCCAATTCGCCATGGTCCACCCTACTTACGagtgacgacgacgacgaccgtAATCCGTAGGTTCCATGTAGCATCATGGCCTGAAATCTTCTAGACACCCTCAGCAGTCAACATCATCAGACGcgacatgcatgatgcatcgATCGTCGGTCGGTCCATGGTCCAGCAGGTTCCACTAGCATGTCTTGTCTTAATTTTTCGTCATACAATACGTAGTCAGTCCACGCATCCCATCACTGGTGATGGTAATTCCCCGCTCCTTCCCTGCTCATCACTCACTTGGTTTGGTTACCCCTGTCTCATCCGGACTTGGAAACATCGCTGCTACGTGCTAGCCAAGCCTCGACAAGCAAGAAATTCTCAAAACTCCGAAGACATCGTCAAACAGACCCACCACCTCGCGATCTCTTACCATGCCGTGGGTCTCAAGCTAGGATCGCTAACGGCATTCGTCGCATTCAAAAGCCCAGTCTTCTTTTAAAACAAGCACATCGCCAAACACACCAGTACCTACCTGGTAGTTCTTCCTTATTTTCGTACGTAGTACCAGTCAGACCACTAGCTAGGGGATGATGGCTTGCCAAGGAGCACCAAACGGCCGGGGGACGGACGAGGACGACATCGGCATGGGCGCCAGAGCCCACTTCGTGTTCGTCCCGTTGATGTACCAGGGGCACGTGATCCCGGCGGTGGAcacggcgctgctgctggccacCCACGGCGCGCTCGCCAGCGTCGTGGCCACGCCGTACAACGCCGCGCGCATCCGCCCCACGGTCGACTCCGCGCGCCAGTCCGGCCTGCCGATCCGGCTcatcgagctcccgctggacTGCGCGGCCGTGGGCCTGCCAGACGAGGCAGACGACGTGGACCGCATCCCGATGGACCGCATGACCAACTACTTCCGCGCCCTGGCGCTCCTCGCGGGGCCCCTGGAGCGGCACCTCCGCGCGCACCCGCCGCGCCCGACCTGCATCGTGTCCGACTTCTGCCACGCGTGGACCGTGGGCGTCGCGGCCAGCCTCGGCGTCCCGCGGCTCAGCTTCTTCAGCATGTGCGCCTTCTGCCTCCTCTGCCAGCACAACGTCGAGCGGTACAACGCCTACGACGGCGTGGCCGACGACAACGAGCCGGTCGTCGTTCCTGGATTGGAGAAGAGGGTCGTGGTAACGAGGGCGCAAGCTCCTGGGTTCCTCCGGACGCCCGGGTTCGAGGAGCTGGCCGACGAGATCGAGCGCGCGcgagccgatgccgatggcgTCGTCATGAACTCCTTCCTGGAGATGGAGCCGGAGTACGTCGCCGGCTACTCGGAGGCCAGGAATATGAAGGTGTGGACCATCGGGCCGGTCTCGCTCTACCACCAGCACGAGGCGACGTTGGCGGCGAGAGGgaacaccgccgccgccaccgttgaCGCGGACGACTGCCTCCGGTGGCTCCAAGGCAAGGAGGCCAACACCGTCTTGTACGTCAGCTTCGGGAGCATCGTGCACACAGATCCGAAGCACGTCGTGGAGCTCGGGCTCGGGCTGGAGGCGTCGGGGCACCCGTTCATCTGGGTCCTGAAGAACGCCGACCAGTACGGCGAGGCGGTGCGCGAGTTCTTCCGTGACCTCGAGGAGCGCGTCGCCGGGCGCGGCATGCTGATTCGAGGGTGGGCGCCCCAGGTGCTGATCCTGTCTCACCCGGCGGTGGGCGGCTTCGTGACGCACTGCGGGTGGAACTCGACGCTGGAGGCGATCACGGCGGGCCTGCCGATGGTGACATGGCCGCACTTCTCGGACCAGTTCTTGAACGAGAAGCTGGTCGTGGATGTGCTGGGGATCGGCGTGAGCGTCGGGGTCAAGAATCCGTTGGCGTGGTGGGCGGAGAAGACGGAGATCGTGGTGGATAGAcaggtggtggaggcggccgTCAGGAGCATCATGgacggaggagaagagggggaggagaggaggaggaaggcgctGGCGTTGTCGGGTAAGGCGAGGGCGGCCGTGCAGGAGGGCGGGTCGTCGCTTGCAAACCTGCTGGATTTGATCAAGCGTTTCGAGGTGGACGCGGGAGACCGCACGACTGGATGAGGGTCACGGAGCACCTAGGAACCGCGCGCAACGGTTTAGTTTTCTGAAAAATTCCTTCATGTTGGCCGATGAGATTTGGTGTCTATGTTGAAGACGGTATGCACATTTCGATCAGGGGGAATGGTTTCTTGCCTCGCAGCAACAGGCTTGCTGTCTTGAGGAACCCAGCCTTTTCTGCCCAGACACACCGACTCGCTTGCTTGCTCTTTAGCATCTAGAGCTAGAATTTCTAAACCCGTTTTGGTAGTATGTTTTTAATTAGAGAACAGTCCACGCACTTAGCAGTCGGGTCTTAATAAAACGGCAACACGTGGGAGAGAGGAAAGTAGGATGATGTAGCCAGTGGCTATAATGCATCAAATGAGATTTTATCATTTTGATTAAAAACAGGCGCCTGTGCGACCGGTAAGTTTTATGTAGTTAAGCTAACGAGGTTACTGAACCGAGTTAACCAAGTAGCAGGTTTTTGCCTCACAGACTCACAGTGCTCCAACCAAGACGGCAAGGGCATAGAGGATTTCCTACTCGTGACCGAACCGTTTCCCATTCTCTTTTTGCTTCACTTCTGTAAGCTTGAGACATATTGTTGTTTCCGTTTCTATGAAATCGAAAATGAGTAAGCAACTCATTATTTCCTCCTCTTCAAGGAGGACTCAGGCTCCTCCCAGCCCCGCATGTGTGCGGCGGCGACGTGACCTAAGCGGCCGCGGCCTCATAAATCCTCACGCCCTGCCGTGTTTCTTCCCGGAGGTACGCCTGGTACCTCCGCTCGGAGTCAGCGTTGAGGTGGCGGTGCTTCTCACACTTTTTTGCACCGCGCCAATGCTCCGCCTCCGGATTGGCTCGTCGTCTTCAGCAccccgcagccgcagccgcggccgccgctagGGTTTTGGTGCGGGGAGAGGATGAGACCGCGGCCGCGAGGTGTCGACTGGGAGGAGGCGCTGGAATGCACCGTTGCGAAAGATGGGGGCTCAAGTGTCGGGAATTTGTTGCCAGAGTTGGGGAGGAGAGACGGATTTCAAGGTTTTGGTGGTGGAGAGGTGCGGCAGAATGTGAGAAGTTGGAACTGAAAACGACCTTTGGGCGCCATATAAGCCGTTGTTCGCATGCCCTTTGGTGTAAACTGAAACACGCTttccggcccggcccggtgTGGGCACCTATTTAGGTTGTTTTTTGACTTAAAAAGCGGTTTCGGCCTTTCGCAGGATCTGCTAGAGATGATTTTACCCACATCTACACGTCCCTAGCTAcgacgtactccctccgttcctaattaattggctccggctgttttgcaaagaaactCTTGTAAATTTAAGGAATAAACCTGCGGTtcacatcttcaattaaacgtgaCGTCAATTGATTAGGAACAGACGGAGCAGCGATCTGCAGACTTGACTAACTTAAGTAAAGTGCTCAATTATTACTCGCGATTTCACACTCACAAGGCACAAAGTTGAAAGGGGGAGCAAGCGAAAAGTCAAGCACGATCGATGAAAGCCGCGACGCGGTCCAACAtctccgcggccgcctccgTCCACGGGCGCAGGAGATGGAACACGTGGCCTTGCCCCGGCGTGTCGACCAGCTCGGCCTCCCCGCGCCACCCGCTCGCCAGCAGCGCCGCGTAGTACGCCCGCCCTTTCGCCGCCAGGAAGTCCTCCCCGGCCACGGCCACCATCACCCTCTCGCACGGCAGCGCCGCGAGCCTCGGCGCTGCCCCGGGCGCACACGTCGGGCACAGCCTCGGGTCGTCCACCTGGGCCTCCGGTCGCGCCCACGTGAACCGCCACTCGCCGCGGATCCTCGTCTCCAGCTCCGGCCCCATGGCGTTGGACGCGTCCCAGAAGTACGGGTGCACCAGCAGCACGCCGACGATGGCTGCCGCGCCCGGCGTTGGGAGGCCCTGGGCggcgacgcgcgcggcgacgttGTGCGCGATGTTGGCGCCCGCGCTGTCGCCGGCCAGGAACACGCGGGACTTGTCCCCGTGCGCCGAGAGCCATGGATTGGAGGAATAGGACTCGCAGCCGGCGACCGCCCACGCGAGCGCCGCCCACGAGTCGTCGTaggcggcggggagcgggTGCTCGGGCGCGCGGCGGTACTCGACGGACACGGCGAGGACGCCCGCACGGGAGGCGAGCGCGTTGAGGTAGCGGTGGTACGTCGGGGACGCGGCCGACTCGACCAtgaagccgccgccgtggaagtACACGAGGACGGGCAGCTTGTTattgccgccgcggccgctgctggtAGCCGCAGGCGGGAGGTAGAGGCGGACGGAGACGCCCGTGGCGGGGTCGATGGCGACGTCCCTGGAGGCCACGCCCGTGGCGGCGTCGAGGGACGCGGGCACGGTGGCCGTGCCCAGCAGGCGCTCGACGCGGCCGCTCCTGTAGACGCGGATGAAGGGGAGGAGCTCGATTTTCACGGCCTCGcacgcgccggcggcgccggcgtcgctgGAAGCCATTTTCCCGGCGGGCGTGCAGCTGGGTGTTGAAGCTGAACTTGTGTCTGGAGTCGAGCCTGTGATCTGGAGCGCGGTGCAGGACAAATTGAGCAGAAGCAGACCTCCCTTGACCATTTCAACGGGGCTGGCTTGCGCAACGTGGGGGAGATCTGAGATGTTTTAATATTGTTTTGCTCAAGCAGTGAAGCAGGCAGCGGGGATCGCGTgggggtgtgtgtgtgtgtgggtggAGTCGCAGAAGCCCGGACCTTGCCGTTGTTGGGCGGAGAGGTGGGGGAGATGCGCGGCGCGGCCTCTCGCGCGCCGAGCAAAAGCTGGTTTTGTTGTCTCGCGGCTACCTTCCGTTCCCGCATCGACACAAACGTCAAGCAGCTTCCATCTTGGCACCACCCACCAAGAACAGGATCATAACTGAAGAGGACGGGGAACAGGTCAAGTAAGCAATTAGCAAAGCGTGGACGGAAGCACAGGAAGCCGGCTGAGAGAGCACGTGTTTGTTGTTCGGGCGGTCTCCGTGGCTGTTTGTGCTGATTTATGCTGACACAGCaccaaaagaaacaagatTGGGTTGGTAAGCTGATGAGTTACGTGGATGCCAGATTTCGTGTGATCCAAGATTAAACTAATGCGCGGCAAAACACCAGTTTATACCATGTCATGTTAACTTTTGCATCTCATGGAGTCCGACATGTTATTACGAGCACTAGTTCACAGTGATATACTCCCATACTCTATCCGTGCCAGTGTCAACTTTGTCGCATGTAAAAcaagtctagatacatattgTGACACTTATATGGAACGGATGAAGTGCTTAGCCAGGTTTTCAAGCCAGTTCAATGAATAATTTTTTGTCACGATATAAATGTCATCTATGATTATGGTTTTGCAAGCATGATAAATTTTATAGTTAGGATGAAATATGCACAAAGGAAGCATGCACATTTTTCAGAAGGGAATTTAGGAATTGAGAGAGTCACGATTCGGGACGAGTGGAAAGGCAGCTGATATGGTAGTCGTATATTGGGCTAGACCGAAATCtatcctaagtcaaacttcttaaagttagAACATATGATATTTAGGTGTATTAGTTCACAGAATATGAATATAATGATACCACTTTCATATCATATAAACCAGATATGATGTGCTATCAAAGTGGTTTTTGCTCAAACTCTTGTCTTCTATAACTTGTACATTATGGAATAAAGAGAGTACTGTCGATCCTCGAGGTCAGTAGTATCTTGTGCACCGGACACCGGAGATTGTAGGGCACCATGTCCACGCTTAGAAGTTAGAAGACCTACTAGAATTCCtacaaaaatctgaattttttttacatgtatTAACCATGTCATGACTCATGGCATTTTGATATGCAAATTCAAACCAGAGCTCAGGAGAAATAAAAGTCGGCCACGAAGTTTAATGGACTAAATGCACAATCCAACTTGAATTAACTACTGTTGACAGCTCAATTGGAATCAATATATCCTATTTGAAATTAGACACATGGTCAATCTATATTTCCTATCTCCATATAAGAATTCAGATTTTTGGACAGCTGTAAGCAAGTAAGTTTGGTTCTCGGCTGGTACACTCTCCCTTGGAGATGTACTGTTGAACAGAACACAGGGATTATCCATCCATCAAGGAGAAAGGGGGATATTGTAGATATAACCATCACTCCAGTTCCTCTAATCAGATGAACTGATCCACAGCAGACATACTATCAGATTGATTTTCCTACCTCGCAAACAAAATTATGAAATCATGTTCTAAACTTAACATGAATTGTAGAATTCCATGATCAAGCAGCACTGAAGGATCAGCTCATCTATTGACGAAGTATCGGAGAGGCATAACATCATTTTGTCTGGCAAGCAATTAGATTTTGTAGGTCGTAAATTCACAATAGAAGTGCCAAACCTACTAAGATTACTACAAGTTAAAAGCAGCAAAGTAAAATGATGTGCATATAAGTTTCTTGTGTTGCATTACTCTGCCAAGGATTAAATCATCCAGTAGAATTTTAGCTCCAATGACTAAGGTATCATACTGACCATacttattactccctctgttcaacaaaagatgtctcaagtttgtcaaaatttggatgtgtctagacatgacttagtgtatagatgcattcaaatttggtcaaagttgagacatcttttgttggacggagggagtaacaaattcCAGTCACCATTCTGGTTTGGCCCTTGGAACGGAATGCTTTGGTACCAGAGCATTCCGGACTATACTATATATTCATACAGAGCAAATATAtaccaaaagaaagaaaaggaaatgatAGAACTTATTCTTGTTGGCTAGAATGAACTTGGTGTTTTCTCCAATCTCTAAAGGTTGTAAAGAAAAGAGCTTCCAAAATTCAGATCATTTATGCAAAACAATCTGAAGTACTAAAAATAATGACTTGTGACTCGGCACCCTT
This is a stretch of genomic DNA from Brachypodium distachyon strain Bd21 chromosome 1, Brachypodium_distachyon_v3.0, whole genome shotgun sequence. It encodes these proteins:
- the LOC100824556 gene encoding UDP-glycosyltransferase 73C6, with product MMACQGAPNGRGTDEDDIGMGARAHFVFVPLMYQGHVIPAVDTALLLATHGALASVVATPYNAARIRPTVDSARQSGLPIRLIELPLDCAAVGLPDEADDVDRIPMDRMTNYFRALALLAGPLERHLRAHPPRPTCIVSDFCHAWTVGVAASLGVPRLSFFSMCAFCLLCQHNVERYNAYDGVADDNEPVVVPGLEKRVVVTRAQAPGFLRTPGFEELADEIERARADADGVVMNSFLEMEPEYVAGYSEARNMKVWTIGPVSLYHQHEATLAARGNTAAATVDADDCLRWLQGKEANTVLYVSFGSIVHTDPKHVVELGLGLEASGHPFIWVLKNADQYGEAVREFFRDLEERVAGRGMLIRGWAPQVLILSHPAVGGFVTHCGWNSTLEAITAGLPMVTWPHFSDQFLNEKLVVDVLGIGVSVGVKNPLAWWAEKTEIVVDRQVVEAAVRSIMDGGEEGEERRRKALALSGKARAAVQEGGSSLANLLDLIKRFEVDAGDRTTG
- the LOC104581613 gene encoding probable carboxylesterase 12, whose protein sequence is MVKGGLLLLNLSCTALQITGSTPDTSSASTPSCTPAGKMASSDAGAAGACEAVKIELLPFIRVYRSGRVERLLGTATVPASLDAATGVASRDVAIDPATGVSVRLYLPPAATSSGRGGNNKLPVLVYFHGGGFMVESAASPTYHRYLNALASRAGVLAVSVEYRRAPEHPLPAAYDDSWAALAWAVAGCESYSSNPWLSAHGDKSRVFLAGDSAGANIAHNVAARVAAQGLPTPGAAAIVGVLLVHPYFWDASNAMGPELETRIRGEWRFTWARPEAQVDDPRLCPTCAPGAAPRLAALPCERVMVAVAGEDFLAAKGRAYYAALLASGWRGEAELVDTPGQGHVFHLLRPWTEAAAEMLDRVAAFIDRA